Proteins encoded by one window of Mustela erminea isolate mMusErm1 chromosome 7, mMusErm1.Pri, whole genome shotgun sequence:
- the ERLEC1 gene encoding endoplasmic reticulum lectin 1: MGRGGCGGGWRNRQRRMEEGGGGARSLVAGGPVLLVLCGLLEASGGGRALPQLSDDIPFRVNWPGTEFSLPTTGVLYKEDNYVIMTTTHKEKYKCILPLVTNGDEEEEKDYKGPNPRELLEPLFKQSSCSYRIESYWTYEVCHGKHIRQYHEEKESGQKVNIHEYYLGNMMAKNLLSEKDQESDEKEKSKEIPTKNIEGQMTPYYPVGMGNGTPCSLKQNRPRSSTVMYICHPESKHEILSVAEVTTCEYEVVILTPLLCNHPKYRFRASPVNDIFCQSLPGSPFKPLTLRQLEQQEEILRVPFRRNKEEELQSTKEERFPAIHKPIAVGSQPMLTVGTTHISKLTDDQLIKEFLSGSYCFHGGVGWWKYEFCYGKHVHQYHEDKDSGKTSVVVGTWNQEEHIEWAKKNTARAYHLQDDGTQTVRMVSHFYGNGDICDITDKPRQVTVKLKCKESDSPHAVTVYMLEPHSCQYILGVESPVICKILDTADENGLLSLPN, translated from the exons atGGGAAGAGGAGGTTGTGGCGGCGGCTGGAGAAATCGGCAGCggaggatggaggaaggaggaggcggCGCGCGTAGTCTGGTCGCAGGCGGGCCGGTGTTACTGGTCCTCTGCGGCCTCCTAGAGGCGTCCGGTGGCGGCCGAGCGCTCCCCCAGCTCAGCGATGACATCCCTTTCCGAGTCAACTGGCCCGGCACCGAGTTCTCTCTG CCTACAACTGGAGTTTTGTATAAAGAAGATAATTATGTCATCATGACAActacacataaagaaaaatataaatgcattctGCCCCTTGTGACAAATGGGGATGAG gaagaagaaaaggattatAAAGGCCCTAATCCAAGAGAGCTATTGGAGCCGCTATTTAAACAAAGCAGTTGTTCCTACAGA ATTGAGTCTTATTGGACTTACGAAGTATGTCATGGAAAACACATTCGACAATaccatgaagagaaagaaagtggtcag AAAGTAAATATTCACGAGTACTACCTTGGAAATATGATGGCTAAGAACCTTCTATCTGAAAAAG atcaagagtcagatgaaaaggaaaaatcaaaagag attcccaCTAAAAATATCGAAGGTCAGATGACACCCTACTATCCTGTGGGAATGGGAAATGGTACACCTTGTAGTTTGAAACAGAACCGGCCCAGATCAAGTACAGTGATGTATATATGTCATCCTGAATCTAAGCATGAAATTCTTTCAGTAGCTGAAGTTACAACTTGTGAATATGAAGTTGTCATTTTGACACCACTCTTGTGCAATCATCCTAAATATAG ATTCAGAGCATCCCCTGTGAATGACATATTTTGCCAGTCCCTGCCAGGATCACCATTCAAACCCCTCACCCTGAGACAACTGGAACAGCAGGAAGAAATATTAAGGGTgcctttcaggagaaataaagag GAAGAGTTGCAGTCCACTAAAGAAGAGAGATTTCCAGCAATCCACAAACCCATTGCTGTTGGTTCTCAGCCTATGCTCACTGTTGGAACAACCCACATATCCAAATTGACAGATGACCAACTCATAAAAGAGTTCCTTAGTGGTTCCTACTGCTTTCATGGG gGTGTTGGTTGGTGGAAATATGAATTCTGCTATGGCAAACATGTACATCAATATCATGAG GACAAAGATAGTGGGAAGACCTCTGTGGTTGTGGGTACATGGAACCAAGAAGAGCATATTGAATGGGCTAAGAAGAATACTGCTAGAGCCTATCACCTTCAAGATGATGGTACCCAGACAGTCAG GATGGTGTCACATTTTTATGGGAATGGAGATATTTGTGATATAACTGACAAACCAAGACAGGTCACTGTAAAACTAAA GTGTAAAGAATCAGATTCTCCGCATGCTGTTACTGTATATATGCTAGAGCCTCACTCCTGTCAGTATATCCTTGGG gtTGAATCTCCAGTGATCTGTAAAATCTTAGATACAGCAGATGAAAATggacttctttctctccccaacTAA
- the GPR75 gene encoding probable G-protein coupled receptor 75 isoform X3 produces MILNLSFCDLFICGVTAPMFTFVLFFSPASSIPDAFCFTFHITSAGFVIMSLKTVAVIALHRLRMVLGKQPDRTASFPCTVLLTLLLWATSFTLATLGTLKTSKSHLCLPMSSLTAGEGKAIVSLYVVDFTFCVAVVSVSYIMIAQTLRKNAQVRKCPPVISVDASRPQPFMGAPGKGGGHPVQCTGPALYRNQNYNKLQHIQTHGYTKSLNHMPTPAASRLQLVSAVNLSTAKDSKAVVTCVIIVLSVLVCCLPLGISLVQVVLSSNGSFVLYQFELFGFTLIFFKSGLNPFIYSRNSAGLRRKVLWCLQYIGLGFFCCKQKTRLRAMGKGNLEVNRNKSSHHETNSAYMLSPKPQKKFVDQACGPSHSKESVVSPKISAGHQHYGQSSSTPINTRIEPYYSIYNSSPSQEESVPQNLQPVNSFGFANSYIAMHYHTTNDLMQEYESTSAKQIPVPSV; encoded by the coding sequence ATGATCCTGAACCTGTCCTTCTGTGACCTCTTCATTTGTGGAGTGACCGCCCCCATGTTCACCTTCGTGCTCTTCTTCAGCCCTGCCAGCAGCATCCCGGATGCTTTCTGCTTCACCTTCCACATCACCAGCGCCGGCTTCGTCATCATGTCCCTCAAGACCGTGGCGGTGATCGCCCTGCACCGGCTCCGCATGGTGCTGGGGAAGCAGCCCGACCGCACGGCCTCCTTTCCCTGCACCGTGCTTCTCACTCTGCTTCTCTGGGCCACCAGTTTCACTCTGGCCACCCTGGGCACCCTGAAAACCAGCAAGTCCCACCTCTGCCTTCCCATGTCCAGTCTGACGGCGGGAGAAGGGAAAGCCATCGTGTCTCTGTACGTGGTGGACTTCACCTTCTGTGTGGCGGTGGTGTCGGTCTCCTACATCATGATTGCGCAGACGCTGCGGAAGAACGCCCAAGTCAGGAAGTGCCCCCCGGTCATCTCAGTGGATGCTTCCAGACCGCAGCCCTTCATGGGGGcccctgggaagggagggggccaTCCCGTGCAGTGTACCGGGCCCGCTCTCTACCGGAACCAGAATTACAACAAGCTGCAGCACATCCAGACCCACGGGTACACCAAGAGCCTGAACCACATGCCCACCCCGGCAGCTAGCCGGCTCCAGCTCGTGTCGGCTGTCAATCTGTCCACGGCTAAGGACTCCAAGGCGGTGGTCACCTGCGTGATTATTGTCCTGTCCGTCCTGGTGTGCTGTCTTCCCCTGGGGATCTCCTTGGTGCAGGTGGTCCTGTCCAGCAACGGGAGCTTCGTCCTCTACCAGTTTGAACTGTTTGGATTTACCCTCATATTTTTCAAGTCAGGGTTAAACCCTTTTATATATTCTCGGAACAGCGCGGGGCTGAGAAGGAAAGTGCTCTGGTGCCTCCAGTACATCGGCCTGGGTTTCTTCTGCTGCAAACAGAAGACTCGACTTCGAGCCATGGGAAAAGGGAACCTGGAGGTCAACAGAAACAAGTCCTCCCATCATGAAACCAACTCCGCCTACATGTTGTCTCCAAAGCCCCAGAAGAAATTTGTGGACCAGGCTTGCGGCCCAAGTCACTCGAAGGAAAGTGTGGTCAGTCCCAAGATCTCCGCTGGGCATCAGCACTACGGTCAGAGCAGCTCAACCCCCATCAACACCCGGATCGAACCCTACTACAGCATTTATAACAGCAGCCCCTCCCAGGAAGAGAGCGTCCCGCAGAATTTACAGCCAGTAAACTCTTTCGGATTTGCCAATTCCTATATTGCCATGCATTATCACACCACTAATGATTTAATGCAAGAATACGAGAGCACGTCGGCCAAGCAGATCCCAGTGCCCTCCGTTTAG
- the GPR75 gene encoding probable G-protein coupled receptor 75 isoform X1 yields MNSMEPLEVGPNGTWLQGPRSQGGNSTAVPGDLQHLIHTATLVTCTFLLAVIFFLGSYGNFIVFLSFFDPAFRKFRTNFDFMILNLSFCDLFICGVTAPMFTFVLFFSPASSIPDAFCFTFHITSAGFVIMSLKTVAVIALHRLRMVLGKQPDRTASFPCTVLLTLLLWATSFTLATLGTLKTSKSHLCLPMSSLTAGEGKAIVSLYVVDFTFCVAVVSVSYIMIAQTLRKNAQVRKCPPVISVDASRPQPFMGAPGKGGGHPVQCTGPALYRNQNYNKLQHIQTHGYTKSLNHMPTPAASRLQLVSAVNLSTAKDSKAVVTCVIIVLSVLVCCLPLGISLVQVVLSSNGSFVLYQFELFGFTLIFFKSGLNPFIYSRNSAGLRRKVLWCLQYIGLGFFCCKQKTRLRAMGKGNLEVNRNKSSHHETNSAYMLSPKPQKKFVDQACGPSHSKESVVSPKISAGHQHYGQSSSTPINTRIEPYYSIYNSSPSQEESVPQNLQPVNSFGFANSYIAMHYHTTNDLMQEYESTSAKQIPVPSV; encoded by the coding sequence ATGAACTCCATGGAGCCCCTGGAGGTTGGTCCCAACGGGACTTGGCTGCAAGGGCCTCGCTCCCAGGGAGGAAACAGCACTGCCGTCCCGGGGGACCTCCAGCACCTCATCCACACGGCCACTTTGGTCACCTGTACTTTTCTACTGGCGGTCATCTTCTTCCTGGGCTCTTATGGCAACTTCATTGTCTTCTTGTCCTTCTTTGATCCAGCCTTTAGGAAGTTCAGAACCAACTTTGATTTCATGATCCTGAACCTGTCCTTCTGTGACCTCTTCATTTGTGGAGTGACCGCCCCCATGTTCACCTTCGTGCTCTTCTTCAGCCCTGCCAGCAGCATCCCGGATGCTTTCTGCTTCACCTTCCACATCACCAGCGCCGGCTTCGTCATCATGTCCCTCAAGACCGTGGCGGTGATCGCCCTGCACCGGCTCCGCATGGTGCTGGGGAAGCAGCCCGACCGCACGGCCTCCTTTCCCTGCACCGTGCTTCTCACTCTGCTTCTCTGGGCCACCAGTTTCACTCTGGCCACCCTGGGCACCCTGAAAACCAGCAAGTCCCACCTCTGCCTTCCCATGTCCAGTCTGACGGCGGGAGAAGGGAAAGCCATCGTGTCTCTGTACGTGGTGGACTTCACCTTCTGTGTGGCGGTGGTGTCGGTCTCCTACATCATGATTGCGCAGACGCTGCGGAAGAACGCCCAAGTCAGGAAGTGCCCCCCGGTCATCTCAGTGGATGCTTCCAGACCGCAGCCCTTCATGGGGGcccctgggaagggagggggccaTCCCGTGCAGTGTACCGGGCCCGCTCTCTACCGGAACCAGAATTACAACAAGCTGCAGCACATCCAGACCCACGGGTACACCAAGAGCCTGAACCACATGCCCACCCCGGCAGCTAGCCGGCTCCAGCTCGTGTCGGCTGTCAATCTGTCCACGGCTAAGGACTCCAAGGCGGTGGTCACCTGCGTGATTATTGTCCTGTCCGTCCTGGTGTGCTGTCTTCCCCTGGGGATCTCCTTGGTGCAGGTGGTCCTGTCCAGCAACGGGAGCTTCGTCCTCTACCAGTTTGAACTGTTTGGATTTACCCTCATATTTTTCAAGTCAGGGTTAAACCCTTTTATATATTCTCGGAACAGCGCGGGGCTGAGAAGGAAAGTGCTCTGGTGCCTCCAGTACATCGGCCTGGGTTTCTTCTGCTGCAAACAGAAGACTCGACTTCGAGCCATGGGAAAAGGGAACCTGGAGGTCAACAGAAACAAGTCCTCCCATCATGAAACCAACTCCGCCTACATGTTGTCTCCAAAGCCCCAGAAGAAATTTGTGGACCAGGCTTGCGGCCCAAGTCACTCGAAGGAAAGTGTGGTCAGTCCCAAGATCTCCGCTGGGCATCAGCACTACGGTCAGAGCAGCTCAACCCCCATCAACACCCGGATCGAACCCTACTACAGCATTTATAACAGCAGCCCCTCCCAGGAAGAGAGCGTCCCGCAGAATTTACAGCCAGTAAACTCTTTCGGATTTGCCAATTCCTATATTGCCATGCATTATCACACCACTAATGATTTAATGCAAGAATACGAGAGCACGTCGGCCAAGCAGATCCCAGTGCCCTCCGTTTAG
- the GPR75 gene encoding probable G-protein coupled receptor 75 isoform X2 produces the protein MAMMPQAGPRSGRRAELGSGLRDGGGGRRCGHRAAFRKFRTNFDFMILNLSFCDLFICGVTAPMFTFVLFFSPASSIPDAFCFTFHITSAGFVIMSLKTVAVIALHRLRMVLGKQPDRTASFPCTVLLTLLLWATSFTLATLGTLKTSKSHLCLPMSSLTAGEGKAIVSLYVVDFTFCVAVVSVSYIMIAQTLRKNAQVRKCPPVISVDASRPQPFMGAPGKGGGHPVQCTGPALYRNQNYNKLQHIQTHGYTKSLNHMPTPAASRLQLVSAVNLSTAKDSKAVVTCVIIVLSVLVCCLPLGISLVQVVLSSNGSFVLYQFELFGFTLIFFKSGLNPFIYSRNSAGLRRKVLWCLQYIGLGFFCCKQKTRLRAMGKGNLEVNRNKSSHHETNSAYMLSPKPQKKFVDQACGPSHSKESVVSPKISAGHQHYGQSSSTPINTRIEPYYSIYNSSPSQEESVPQNLQPVNSFGFANSYIAMHYHTTNDLMQEYESTSAKQIPVPSV, from the coding sequence CCTTTAGGAAGTTCAGAACCAACTTTGATTTCATGATCCTGAACCTGTCCTTCTGTGACCTCTTCATTTGTGGAGTGACCGCCCCCATGTTCACCTTCGTGCTCTTCTTCAGCCCTGCCAGCAGCATCCCGGATGCTTTCTGCTTCACCTTCCACATCACCAGCGCCGGCTTCGTCATCATGTCCCTCAAGACCGTGGCGGTGATCGCCCTGCACCGGCTCCGCATGGTGCTGGGGAAGCAGCCCGACCGCACGGCCTCCTTTCCCTGCACCGTGCTTCTCACTCTGCTTCTCTGGGCCACCAGTTTCACTCTGGCCACCCTGGGCACCCTGAAAACCAGCAAGTCCCACCTCTGCCTTCCCATGTCCAGTCTGACGGCGGGAGAAGGGAAAGCCATCGTGTCTCTGTACGTGGTGGACTTCACCTTCTGTGTGGCGGTGGTGTCGGTCTCCTACATCATGATTGCGCAGACGCTGCGGAAGAACGCCCAAGTCAGGAAGTGCCCCCCGGTCATCTCAGTGGATGCTTCCAGACCGCAGCCCTTCATGGGGGcccctgggaagggagggggccaTCCCGTGCAGTGTACCGGGCCCGCTCTCTACCGGAACCAGAATTACAACAAGCTGCAGCACATCCAGACCCACGGGTACACCAAGAGCCTGAACCACATGCCCACCCCGGCAGCTAGCCGGCTCCAGCTCGTGTCGGCTGTCAATCTGTCCACGGCTAAGGACTCCAAGGCGGTGGTCACCTGCGTGATTATTGTCCTGTCCGTCCTGGTGTGCTGTCTTCCCCTGGGGATCTCCTTGGTGCAGGTGGTCCTGTCCAGCAACGGGAGCTTCGTCCTCTACCAGTTTGAACTGTTTGGATTTACCCTCATATTTTTCAAGTCAGGGTTAAACCCTTTTATATATTCTCGGAACAGCGCGGGGCTGAGAAGGAAAGTGCTCTGGTGCCTCCAGTACATCGGCCTGGGTTTCTTCTGCTGCAAACAGAAGACTCGACTTCGAGCCATGGGAAAAGGGAACCTGGAGGTCAACAGAAACAAGTCCTCCCATCATGAAACCAACTCCGCCTACATGTTGTCTCCAAAGCCCCAGAAGAAATTTGTGGACCAGGCTTGCGGCCCAAGTCACTCGAAGGAAAGTGTGGTCAGTCCCAAGATCTCCGCTGGGCATCAGCACTACGGTCAGAGCAGCTCAACCCCCATCAACACCCGGATCGAACCCTACTACAGCATTTATAACAGCAGCCCCTCCCAGGAAGAGAGCGTCCCGCAGAATTTACAGCCAGTAAACTCTTTCGGATTTGCCAATTCCTATATTGCCATGCATTATCACACCACTAATGATTTAATGCAAGAATACGAGAGCACGTCGGCCAAGCAGATCCCAGTGCCCTCCGTTTAG